One Pseudoalteromonas rubra genomic window, AACCTGAGGAAATGACTGGTTCTCCCGTCATGCTGCTGAAGTAATTTATGCGCCATACGCTTGCTGTACTCTCGGTCTGTTTGCTGCCTTTACTGGGACAGGCAAATGAAACCCGCACCAAAGCCGATCTGGCTGCGGTGCAGGCTGAGCTCAAAAAGAGTCAGGCCGCCTATCAACAGCAACAAGCCAGCTTTAGTGCACTCAAAAGCACCCTGCAATCTTTTGAGCTGGAGATCGCAAAAAGTGCCAAGGCACTGGCATTCACCGAGCAAGGGATCAGCGAAAACAAACAACAGCAATATACACTGCAACGCGAAGCCGAGCAGCTTGAACTGCAAAAAAAGCGCTTACAGCGGCTGTTGGCAGCACAGCTCAAAAGTGCCTATGTCACAGGCAGCCACGATTACTCAAAAATGCTGTTGAACCAGCAACATGCCGCGGCGTTAGAGCGCACCATCAGTTACTACGATTACTTTAACCAGGCACGTATCGCGCAGCTCGAAGCCCTCAAATCAGTATTTGCCAAATTGGCTGAAAACCGTACCCAGTTAGAGCGTAAAAAGAAACAGCTGCTTGCGTTGCAAGCGCAGCAGACCGTCCGTCGGGACGAATTAATGCTGGCGCAAAACGCCCGCAAAACCCATCTGGCCAAACTCAACGATAAGCTCAGTCAGGCAAAAGCGGCTATCGCCTACCTCGAAGAAAACGAGCAAACCTTAATTTCCACCCTCGAAACCTTAGCCTCAGAGCAGGCCAGCAGCCCCGAACAATATGTGGCGCAACTGCAAGGGTTACAAAGGTTAAAGGGCAAGCTTGCCTGGCCTCTCGATGGCCGTCTGAAACACAGGTTTGGTCAGCGAAAACATGTTGGCATGAACTGGAAAGGCGTCGTGATCCGAGGCAGCAATGGCACACCGGTTAATAGTGTCGCACCGGGTCAGGTGGTCTATGCCGATTGGTTGAACGGTTTTGGCTGGGTCATCGTATTAGATCATGGGGAAGGCTTTATGAGCCTGTACGGTCACGCCCAGACCCTGCTTAAGGACGTTGGCGATCAGGTTATGCCAGGCGAGTCCATCGCCCTGGTTGGGCAAAGCGGCGGACAAACCGATCCTGGTCTATACTTCGAAATACGGCATAAGGGAAGCGCTGTTGATCCAGTAAAATGGTGCAGATCCAGTTAACTGACTAACCGATGCTGCCCCCCAGTGAGGAGCAGCATATGATGACTCCATGTGTTCAACCTGATAAAAACCACCTCTGGCATTGGCTGTTTGTACTCGGCCTGATGCTCAGTTTGCTGTGTTTACCGCTTAGTGCCAAACAGCTATCCGGCGAGCAAATCGACGAAATTCTCTATCATATACACACCTATTATGTGGAAGATCTGCCGCTTAGCCATGTAAAAAAAGACAACTTTAGTGAATTACTTACCCAGCTTGATGACTATTCTAAGTTCCTTGACGAGCACGAACTCGAAGCCTTATTCAGCGCAGCCAACGGCCGCTACACCGGACTGGGTATTGAGGTAGAAGAAGTCGAGGATGGCGTAGTTATTGTCGGTACGCTGCCAGGCTCTCCGGCAGAAGCCGCGGGCATTGAGGGCGGTGACATGTTGTTGGCCATCAACACCCATGATGTGAAACGCAAATCTATTGCTGAAGTCTCTAAGCTACTGCGAGAAGCCCAATTTTCAACCATACAACTCACCGTGGAGCGCGCCAATACTGAAGTCACATTGGCACTCAGACGTCAGGAGATCACTCTGCGTAGTGTCTCCAGCCAGCTGTTACCCGGCGGCATTGGTTATGTGCTACTAAGCAGTTTTAATAATCACAGTTACCACGACATTGCCCGTCATATCAGCATGCTC contains:
- a CDS encoding S41 family peptidase, encoding MMTPCVQPDKNHLWHWLFVLGLMLSLLCLPLSAKQLSGEQIDEILYHIHTYYVEDLPLSHVKKDNFSELLTQLDDYSKFLDEHELEALFSAANGRYTGLGIEVEEVEDGVVIVGTLPGSPAEAAGIEGGDMLLAINTHDVKRKSIAEVSKLLREAQFSTIQLTVERANTEVTLALRRQEITLRSVSSQLLPGGIGYVLLSSFNNHSYHDIARHISMLNSHLGEPLKGLIIDLRDNPGGTLNSAVAISDLFLQSGTIVSTRGRFYDANQRFFAAQGDILNGAPMLVLINEQSASAAEILAGALQDNSRALILGNRSYGKGSVQSLIPIGNGTTALKLTTARYFTPSGQSIEGTGIQPDVIFSKQVLLELDKDAIMAGEKKVRLTFVANLDKHWREAEQLLQNHNLQQ
- a CDS encoding murein hydrolase activator EnvC family protein → MRHTLAVLSVCLLPLLGQANETRTKADLAAVQAELKKSQAAYQQQQASFSALKSTLQSFELEIAKSAKALAFTEQGISENKQQQYTLQREAEQLELQKKRLQRLLAAQLKSAYVTGSHDYSKMLLNQQHAAALERTISYYDYFNQARIAQLEALKSVFAKLAENRTQLERKKKQLLALQAQQTVRRDELMLAQNARKTHLAKLNDKLSQAKAAIAYLEENEQTLISTLETLASEQASSPEQYVAQLQGLQRLKGKLAWPLDGRLKHRFGQRKHVGMNWKGVVIRGSNGTPVNSVAPGQVVYADWLNGFGWVIVLDHGEGFMSLYGHAQTLLKDVGDQVMPGESIALVGQSGGQTDPGLYFEIRHKGSAVDPVKWCRSS